One segment of Niveibacterium microcysteis DNA contains the following:
- a CDS encoding transporter substrate-binding domain-containing protein translates to MISRSALVMTTLLGSLLASGVEAQTLEGTLKKIKDSGAVTLGIRESSIPLSYLDASQKPVGYHIDICNRIVDAIKVKLALPNLKVNTQPVTSQNRIPLVTNGTVDLECGSTTNNAARQNQVAFAPTTYVTTVRMAVKKSSGINSLAQLDGKPVATTTGTTSVQLMRAHEKGKSVNFKEVYGKDHADSFLMLASDRAVAFVMDDNLLAGLIATSPAPNDYAVVGEPLSVEPIAIMFRKDDPQFKGLVHSAVRDLIKSGEVEKLYTKWFTQPIPPKNANLNLPMSEALKAALKTPNDAPAEQYNKK, encoded by the coding sequence ATGATTTCCCGCTCGGCTCTCGTCATGACCACGCTGCTGGGTTCGCTGCTTGCAAGCGGCGTCGAAGCCCAAACGCTCGAAGGCACGCTGAAGAAGATCAAGGACAGCGGCGCGGTGACGCTCGGCATCCGCGAATCGTCGATTCCACTCTCCTACCTCGATGCGAGCCAGAAACCTGTCGGCTACCACATCGACATCTGCAACCGCATAGTCGATGCGATCAAGGTGAAGCTTGCGCTGCCGAACCTCAAGGTGAACACGCAGCCGGTCACGTCGCAGAACCGCATTCCGCTGGTCACCAACGGCACCGTCGATCTCGAGTGCGGCTCCACGACCAACAACGCCGCGCGCCAGAATCAGGTGGCGTTTGCGCCGACGACGTACGTCACCACGGTGCGCATGGCGGTGAAGAAGTCTTCCGGCATCAACAGCCTGGCGCAACTCGACGGCAAGCCGGTGGCAACCACGACCGGCACGACGTCGGTCCAGCTGATGCGCGCGCATGAGAAGGGCAAGAGCGTGAATTTCAAGGAGGTGTACGGCAAGGACCACGCCGACAGCTTCCTGATGCTGGCGTCCGATCGCGCTGTCGCGTTCGTGATGGACGACAACCTGCTGGCCGGGCTGATCGCCACGTCGCCGGCGCCGAACGACTACGCCGTGGTGGGCGAACCGCTGTCGGTCGAGCCGATCGCGATCATGTTCCGCAAGGACGATCCGCAGTTCAAAGGGCTGGTGCACTCCGCCGTGCGTGACCTGATCAAGAGCGGCGAAGTCGAGAAGCTCTACACCAAGTGGTTCACGCAGCCGATTCCGCCGAAGAACGCGAACCTGAACCTGCCGATGAGCGAAGCCCTCAAGGCCGCGCTGAAGACACCGAACGACGCACCGGCCGAGCAGTACAACAAGAAGTAA
- a CDS encoding ABCB family ABC transporter ATP-binding protein/permease: MRRGSSLPPPSPASGERHDWDTLKSLLPYLWRYRRRVGFAMLCLLSAKFANVGVPLIFKQLIDGLTITREQAFVVVPAALLLAYGILRFSTSLFTELREIVFARVTQEAVRHISLEVFRHLHSLSLRFHLERQTGGLTRDIERGTRSIGSLISYTLYSILPTLVEITLVIGILLKRYEPSFALITLATLALYITFTITVTNWRTALRRQANELDSAANARAIDSLLNYETVKYFNNEDFEAQRYDTQLRTWIAAQIRNQYSLSALNLGQALIIAFGVTAMMWRAVAGVIAGTMTIGDIVLVNAFLIQLYIPLNFLGVMYREIRQALTDIERMFGLLKTNREVEDKPDARDLPEGPLGVRFASVDFHYEAKRQILFGVDIDVPAGRTVAVVGHSGSGKSTLARLLFRFYDVSGGRLEIGGQDIRNIRQHSLRRAIGIVPQDTVLFNDTIRYNIEYGRPGASQSEIEAAARAAQLHDFVARLPDGYETRVGERGLKLSGGEKQRVAIARALLKNPPILIFDEATSALDSKTEQAIQAQLEAAARGRTAIVIAHRLSTVMNADEILVLDGGRVVERGQHAALLSRDGAYASMWALQQREAAEQAA; this comes from the coding sequence ATGCGACGCGGATCCAGCCTTCCCCCTCCAAGCCCAGCCAGCGGCGAACGCCACGACTGGGACACCCTCAAATCCCTGCTGCCGTACCTGTGGCGCTACCGCCGCCGGGTCGGCTTTGCCATGCTTTGCCTGCTCTCGGCAAAGTTCGCGAACGTTGGCGTTCCGCTGATCTTCAAGCAGTTGATTGATGGGCTGACGATCACACGAGAGCAGGCGTTCGTCGTAGTGCCCGCCGCGCTACTTCTGGCCTACGGCATATTGCGCTTCTCGACCTCGCTGTTCACCGAGCTGCGTGAGATCGTCTTTGCGCGGGTAACGCAGGAAGCGGTGCGGCATATTTCGCTGGAGGTCTTTCGCCACCTCCACTCGCTGTCGCTGCGCTTTCATCTGGAACGACAGACCGGCGGCCTGACGCGTGATATCGAACGCGGTACACGCTCGATCGGCTCACTGATCAGCTACACGCTCTATTCGATCCTGCCGACGCTGGTCGAGATCACGCTGGTCATCGGCATCCTTCTCAAGCGCTACGAACCCAGCTTCGCGCTGATCACGCTGGCAACCCTGGCCCTGTACATCACCTTCACGATTACCGTCACCAACTGGCGCACCGCCCTGCGCAGGCAGGCCAACGAACTCGACTCCGCCGCCAATGCGCGGGCGATCGACAGCCTGCTGAACTACGAAACGGTGAAGTACTTCAATAACGAGGACTTTGAAGCGCAGCGCTACGACACCCAGTTGCGGACCTGGATCGCCGCACAGATCCGAAACCAGTATTCGCTCTCAGCGCTCAACCTCGGTCAAGCGCTGATCATTGCCTTTGGCGTGACGGCGATGATGTGGCGCGCTGTCGCGGGCGTCATCGCTGGCACGATGACGATCGGCGATATCGTGCTGGTCAATGCCTTCCTGATTCAGCTCTACATCCCGCTCAACTTCCTCGGCGTGATGTACCGCGAGATCCGCCAAGCGCTTACCGACATCGAGCGCATGTTCGGGCTTCTCAAAACCAATCGGGAAGTTGAAGACAAGCCGGACGCGCGCGACCTGCCGGAAGGCCCGCTTGGCGTGCGTTTTGCAAGCGTGGACTTTCACTACGAGGCCAAACGCCAGATCCTGTTCGGCGTGGATATCGATGTGCCAGCAGGCAGAACCGTCGCGGTCGTCGGCCATTCCGGATCCGGCAAGTCAACGCTCGCGCGGCTGCTGTTCCGCTTCTACGACGTCAGCGGAGGTCGCCTTGAAATCGGCGGGCAGGACATCCGGAATATTCGCCAGCACAGCCTGCGCAGAGCGATCGGCATCGTCCCGCAAGACACCGTGCTGTTCAACGACACGATCCGGTACAACATCGAGTACGGCCGGCCCGGCGCATCGCAGTCCGAAATCGAGGCCGCCGCCCGCGCCGCGCAGCTACACGATTTCGTCGCACGCCTGCCCGACGGCTACGAAACCCGCGTCGGCGAACGCGGCCTGAAGCTCTCCGGGGGCGAAAAACAGCGTGTCGCGATCGCGCGAGCACTACTTAAGAACCCGCCCATCCTCATCTTCGATGAGGCGACGTCGGCGCTCGACTCGAAAACCGAGCAGGCGATCCAGGCTCAACTGGAGGCTGCGGCTCGAGGTAGAACCGCCATCGTGATTGCGCACCGCCTTTCGACGGTGATGAATGCGGACGAGATCCTCGTGCTGGACGGCGGCCGCGTCGTGGAACGCGGCCAACACGCTGCGCTGCTCAGCCGAGACGGCGCCTATGCTTCAATGTGGGCGTTGCAGCAACGCGAGGCGGCAGAGCAGGCCGCCTAA
- a CDS encoding amino acid ABC transporter ATP-binding protein, with translation MIDIRNISKWYGQFQVLTDCSTQVKKGEVVVVCGPSGSGKSTLIKCVNGLEPFQKGDIIVNDISVGDAKTDLPKLRARVGMVFQHFELFPHMSIIENLTIAQTKVLGRNIDEARDKGLKLLDRVGLKAHASKFPGEMSGGQQQRVAIARALAMDPICMLFDEPTSALDPEMINEVLDVMVELAKEGMTMMVVTHEMGFARKVAHRVIFMDAGQIVEDAAKDDFFGKPHSERAQHFLSKILQH, from the coding sequence ATGATCGATATCCGCAACATCTCCAAGTGGTACGGCCAGTTCCAGGTGCTGACCGATTGCAGTACGCAGGTCAAGAAGGGCGAGGTCGTCGTGGTCTGCGGGCCCTCAGGCTCGGGAAAGTCCACGCTGATCAAGTGCGTCAACGGCCTTGAGCCCTTCCAGAAGGGCGACATCATCGTCAACGACATCTCCGTCGGCGACGCGAAGACGGATCTGCCCAAGCTGCGCGCACGCGTTGGCATGGTGTTCCAGCACTTCGAGCTGTTCCCGCACATGAGCATCATCGAGAACCTGACGATCGCGCAGACCAAGGTGCTCGGCCGCAACATCGACGAAGCGCGCGACAAGGGCCTCAAGCTGCTCGACCGCGTCGGTCTGAAGGCGCACGCGAGCAAGTTCCCGGGCGAGATGTCGGGCGGGCAGCAGCAGCGTGTGGCGATTGCCCGCGCACTGGCGATGGACCCGATCTGCATGCTTTTCGACGAACCCACGTCGGCGCTCGACCCAGAGATGATCAACGAAGTGCTCGACGTGATGGTCGAGCTGGCCAAGGAAGGTATGACGATGATGGTCGTCACGCACGAGATGGGCTTCGCACGCAAAGTCGCGCACCGCGTGATCTTCATGGACGCCGGCCAGATCGTCGAGGACGCCGCGAAGGACGACTTCTTCGGCAAGCCGCACTCGGAACGCGCGCAGCACTTCCTGTCGAAGATCCTGCAGCACTGA
- a CDS encoding amino acid ABC transporter permease, with amino-acid sequence MNYHWNWGVYLEQVSSGDETYLDWIISALGWTMAVSMSAWIIALVLGALIGTLRTTPNRWLVAIGNVWVEGFRNVPLLVQLFLWFFVVPEFLPAELSRWVKQDMPAKEFFTATICLGLFTSARVAEQVRAGIQSLPRGQKMAGLAMGFTLAQTYRHVLLPMAFRIVIPPLTSEFMNIIKNSAVAFAIGLMELTFISRQMIEESGQVFESLLAATILYTVCAFAANRVMTFIEKRTRVPGYIAGAK; translated from the coding sequence ATGAATTACCACTGGAACTGGGGCGTCTATCTCGAGCAGGTCAGCTCCGGCGACGAGACCTATCTCGACTGGATCATCTCGGCGCTCGGCTGGACGATGGCGGTATCGATGTCCGCCTGGATCATCGCGCTGGTCCTTGGCGCATTGATCGGCACGCTGCGCACCACGCCAAACCGCTGGTTGGTGGCAATCGGCAATGTCTGGGTCGAAGGCTTCCGCAATGTGCCACTGCTGGTGCAACTCTTTCTGTGGTTCTTCGTCGTGCCCGAATTCCTTCCCGCCGAGCTGTCGCGCTGGGTGAAGCAGGACATGCCGGCGAAGGAGTTCTTCACCGCAACGATCTGTCTTGGCCTGTTTACGTCGGCACGCGTCGCCGAACAGGTGCGCGCCGGCATCCAGAGCCTGCCGCGCGGGCAGAAGATGGCCGGGCTGGCGATGGGTTTCACGCTCGCACAGACCTACCGCCATGTGTTGCTACCGATGGCCTTCCGCATCGTGATTCCGCCGCTGACTTCCGAGTTCATGAACATCATCAAGAACTCCGCAGTGGCGTTTGCGATCGGGCTCATGGAGCTGACCTTCATTTCACGCCAGATGATCGAAGAATCCGGCCAGGTTTTTGAGAGCCTGCTCGCCGCGACCATCCTCTACACCGTCTGTGCGTTTGCCGCGAATCGAGTGATGACCTTCATCGAGAAACGAACCCGCGTGCCCGGCTACATCGCCGGCGCCAAGTAA
- a CDS encoding amino acid ABC transporter permease, translating to MLDHLDFSIIGPGLPFIWKGLLFSLKLTVVAMSGGIVLGTLLALARLSGGPVLAAAATTYVNTMRSIPLLMVILWFFFLIPLFTGAPMGAENSALITFTAFEAAYYSEIMRAGIQSVPRGQVNAGFALGMTYWQAMKIVVLPQAFRNMLPVLLTQTIILFQDTSLVYAIGASDLLKAAEVTGKNYNRPIEMYLFVALIYFAICFSLSMLVKHLQKRIAIIR from the coding sequence ATGCTCGATCATCTCGACTTTTCCATCATCGGCCCGGGCCTGCCCTTCATCTGGAAGGGGCTGCTGTTCAGCCTGAAACTCACCGTCGTCGCAATGAGCGGCGGCATCGTGCTCGGCACGTTGCTGGCCCTTGCCCGCCTCTCTGGCGGCCCGGTGCTGGCAGCCGCAGCGACGACCTATGTGAACACCATGCGCTCGATCCCGCTGCTGATGGTGATCCTGTGGTTCTTCTTCCTGATCCCGCTGTTCACCGGCGCACCGATGGGGGCAGAGAACTCCGCACTGATCACCTTCACTGCGTTCGAGGCCGCGTACTACTCCGAGATCATGCGTGCCGGCATTCAGAGCGTGCCGCGCGGGCAGGTGAACGCCGGCTTTGCACTCGGCATGACCTACTGGCAGGCGATGAAGATCGTCGTGCTGCCGCAGGCCTTCCGCAACATGCTGCCGGTGCTGCTGACGCAAACCATCATCCTGTTCCAGGACACCTCACTCGTGTACGCCATCGGCGCCAGCGATCTGCTCAAGGCCGCCGAGGTCACCGGCAAGAACTACAACCGGCCGATCGAGATGTACCTGTTTGTCGCCCTGATCTACTTCGCGATCTGCTTCAGCCTGTCGATGCTTGTGAAGCACCTGCAGAAGCGCATTGCCATCATTCGCTAA
- the xdp1 gene encoding exosortase-dependent surface protein XDP1 encodes MKKIVLFAVLLGASLPAAAAYSWAFDSGAGKCTVPNTTTSSCTVTSTGPTVTATMYSNTNGSGANADLYTLETGYMGVYTGGIGEHNKDGCSSGSTCDAGDLYSAAPEHAIDNNQRYDSVLLSFASTVKLNSLSIGWKGTDSDMTVLAYTGTGACATTSTCSSSLAGKKYSDLANYGWSLIGHYGDVAVGAATGINAGNVNSKFWLIGAFNPLVNGSTLGWGRDDAVKLKSVVADVPTSVPEPASLALVGLGLAAISRLRRR; translated from the coding sequence ATGAAAAAAATCGTGTTGTTTGCAGTGTTGTTGGGGGCAAGCCTCCCGGCGGCGGCTGCGTACAGCTGGGCGTTCGACTCGGGCGCGGGCAAATGCACCGTGCCGAATACGACGACCTCCTCGTGCACCGTCACCAGCACGGGGCCAACCGTGACCGCGACGATGTACTCGAACACCAATGGCTCGGGCGCGAATGCGGATCTCTACACGCTTGAGACCGGCTACATGGGTGTTTACACCGGTGGCATCGGCGAACACAACAAGGATGGCTGTTCGAGCGGCTCCACTTGTGACGCTGGCGACCTATATTCAGCCGCACCTGAGCATGCGATCGACAACAATCAGCGTTACGACTCCGTGCTTCTGAGTTTTGCCAGCACAGTAAAGCTGAACAGTCTCTCGATTGGTTGGAAAGGCACCGATTCGGACATGACGGTCCTTGCATATACCGGGACGGGTGCGTGTGCAACGACGAGCACATGCTCGTCCTCGCTCGCTGGCAAGAAGTACTCTGATCTCGCCAACTATGGCTGGTCGCTGATCGGGCATTACGGTGACGTTGCTGTCGGAGCTGCCACGGGCATCAATGCCGGCAACGTGAATTCCAAGTTCTGGCTGATCGGCGCGTTCAACCCGCTGGTCAATGGCAGCACCTTGGGCTGGGGGCGTGATGACGCCGTGAAGCTCAAGTCAGTCGTCGCCGACGTTCCGACCAGTGTGCCGGAGCCCGCTTCGCTGGCGTTGGTCGGGCTCGGTCTGGCCGCCATCAGCCGCCTGCGCCGCCGTTGA
- the prsT gene encoding XrtA/PEP-CTERM system TPR-repeat protein PrsT, whose product MPRTGFRLRQLLLASALSAMLSAPAHAVDAGKASRFYEDALARYQRRDYTGAVIQLKNALQQDRKMLAAQVLLGKSLLAVGDSVGAETAFNTAIELGVDRAEVELPLAQALYAQGRFTDLLARPLPTSLPNSVRQELLIVRGSAAGEINDARAARKAFDEARAIDPKAPTLVMAEASLALRQGNVARALELSQQAITLAPDRPEAWATRGAALAGQQQVQAAIDAFGRALSLDPRQTDARLARIDLLLDMNRDAEALRDLDALREFAPGDPRAAYRRGVIAARKGDTAGVAREMAEVVKAVDTMPQEIRSRRANVLLLGGMAHYSLHDGEKARVYFEAFLRLQPYHPGATRMLASAYLNDNDPVRAANLLEDYLRRAPGDAQAMTLLGSAYLVQKRYSKAAALLERAVMQGSADPTMRATFGASLAGQGLDVSGAQHLRAAFDANPGDQAVGASLGVLLLQRGDVKQALEVLERVYTANPRSPVALNLLGLARGRAGDRAGARKAYEAAVAVDARFTPAQLNLARLDVVEGRSDAARKRLQDLLRSQPDNPDALIDLAALDRAAGNAEAARKGLEKATAVAPRHPRAPLILIDEALAAGDNAGAAKIARAAVAAMPNDLSIVLALARAQLASGDLQRARETLIDARKRLEADPDALVQIARMQIAAGHLQGATYTVEKALALQPDAFAALELQAELALRSNDIGNAERLAKSLAEKYPTRAAGYQLQGDIALTKGQTANGLVLHKSGLDKEPSADNALRAFRACLAANQPARGVALLQDYQRVSKQSDPRILMALAEGQIRAGDLKAARATLEQLQQRGPQPSGVLNNYALVLLQLGDAGALPAAERAWRSAPNDPQVVDTYGWILARNGQLDRALGYLRDARLRNPRDAEVRFHLAWVLAKQGRTKEAREELSPVVADLARDGMPAEARKLASELGL is encoded by the coding sequence GTGCCCCGAACCGGTTTCCGTCTGCGCCAGCTGCTGCTGGCGTCCGCCCTGTCTGCAATGCTGTCCGCGCCGGCACACGCCGTCGATGCCGGCAAGGCCTCCCGCTTCTACGAAGACGCGCTGGCTCGTTATCAGCGGCGCGACTACACCGGTGCGGTCATTCAGCTCAAGAATGCGCTTCAGCAGGATCGCAAGATGCTGGCCGCGCAGGTACTGCTCGGCAAGTCGCTGCTCGCGGTGGGCGATTCGGTCGGCGCAGAGACCGCGTTCAACACCGCAATCGAACTCGGCGTCGATCGCGCGGAGGTTGAGCTGCCGCTCGCTCAGGCGCTTTACGCGCAGGGGCGCTTCACCGATTTGTTGGCGCGCCCGCTGCCGACCAGCCTCCCGAATTCGGTGCGGCAGGAGCTGCTGATCGTGCGTGGCAGCGCCGCGGGCGAAATCAACGATGCCCGCGCCGCACGCAAGGCGTTTGACGAGGCGCGTGCAATCGACCCCAAGGCGCCGACGCTGGTCATGGCCGAGGCTTCGCTTGCCTTGCGGCAAGGCAACGTTGCCCGCGCGCTAGAGCTTTCGCAACAGGCCATCACACTTGCGCCGGATCGCCCGGAGGCATGGGCGACGCGTGGCGCCGCGCTTGCCGGTCAGCAGCAAGTGCAGGCGGCGATCGACGCATTCGGGCGCGCGCTGTCCCTGGACCCGCGCCAGACCGACGCGCGACTTGCTCGCATCGACCTGTTGCTGGACATGAATCGCGACGCCGAGGCGCTGCGCGATCTCGACGCACTGCGCGAGTTCGCGCCGGGCGATCCGCGCGCCGCCTACCGACGTGGTGTGATTGCCGCACGCAAGGGCGATACCGCTGGCGTTGCGCGCGAAATGGCGGAGGTTGTCAAGGCGGTCGACACCATGCCGCAGGAGATTCGCAGCCGCCGTGCCAACGTGTTGCTGCTCGGCGGCATGGCGCATTACAGTCTTCACGACGGCGAGAAGGCGCGCGTCTACTTCGAAGCGTTCCTGCGCCTGCAGCCGTATCACCCCGGCGCAACCCGCATGCTCGCGTCGGCTTACCTCAACGACAACGATCCGGTGCGTGCTGCGAACCTGCTGGAAGACTACCTGCGCCGCGCGCCCGGTGATGCACAGGCAATGACGCTGCTCGGTTCGGCCTATCTGGTGCAGAAACGCTACAGCAAGGCCGCCGCGTTGCTTGAGCGCGCGGTCATGCAAGGCTCGGCCGACCCGACGATGCGCGCCACCTTCGGCGCATCCCTTGCGGGGCAGGGCTTGGACGTTTCCGGCGCGCAGCATCTGCGCGCCGCCTTCGATGCGAACCCGGGTGACCAGGCGGTCGGCGCATCGCTCGGTGTGCTCCTGTTGCAGCGCGGCGATGTGAAGCAGGCTCTGGAAGTGCTGGAACGCGTCTACACCGCTAATCCGCGCAGTCCGGTTGCTTTGAACCTTCTCGGTCTTGCCCGCGGCCGTGCTGGCGACCGTGCTGGCGCGCGGAAGGCCTACGAGGCGGCGGTTGCTGTCGACGCCCGCTTCACGCCGGCGCAGCTCAACCTTGCTCGCCTCGATGTGGTGGAGGGGCGTAGTGACGCCGCGCGCAAGCGTTTGCAGGATCTGCTGCGGAGTCAGCCGGACAACCCGGACGCGCTGATCGACTTGGCGGCGCTTGATCGTGCCGCGGGCAACGCGGAGGCGGCACGCAAGGGGCTGGAGAAGGCGACGGCGGTCGCCCCACGTCATCCGCGCGCCCCGCTGATTCTGATCGATGAGGCGCTTGCCGCTGGCGATAACGCTGGTGCGGCCAAGATCGCGCGAGCCGCGGTCGCGGCGATGCCCAACGACCTCTCCATCGTCCTGGCGCTGGCGCGGGCACAGTTGGCCAGCGGTGATCTTCAGCGGGCGCGCGAAACGCTGATTGACGCGCGCAAACGCCTTGAGGCGGATCCGGATGCGCTGGTACAGATTGCGCGCATGCAGATCGCGGCGGGCCATCTGCAGGGCGCCACCTATACGGTTGAAAAGGCGCTGGCGCTGCAGCCCGACGCTTTCGCGGCGCTCGAACTGCAGGCTGAACTTGCGTTGCGTTCCAACGATATCGGGAACGCGGAGCGGCTTGCGAAGAGTCTGGCCGAAAAGTACCCAACCCGAGCCGCGGGTTACCAACTCCAGGGCGACATCGCCCTGACCAAGGGGCAGACGGCGAACGGACTGGTACTTCACAAGAGCGGGCTCGACAAGGAGCCGAGCGCCGACAACGCGCTTCGCGCCTTCCGCGCATGTCTGGCTGCAAATCAGCCTGCTCGCGGGGTCGCCCTATTGCAGGATTATCAGCGGGTCAGCAAGCAAAGTGATCCGCGGATTCTGATGGCCCTGGCGGAAGGGCAGATCCGCGCCGGGGATCTCAAAGCTGCACGAGCTACGCTGGAGCAACTGCAACAGCGGGGGCCGCAACCTTCGGGCGTGCTGAATAACTACGCACTGGTGCTGCTGCAGCTCGGCGATGCTGGCGCGCTGCCGGCGGCTGAGCGCGCTTGGCGCAGTGCGCCAAACGATCCGCAGGTGGTAGACACCTACGGCTGGATACTCGCGCGCAACGGACAGCTCGATCGCGCGCTTGGCTACTTGCGTGACGCGCGGCTGCGCAATCCGCGCGACGCAGAGGTTCGGTTCCACCTCGCTTGGGTGCTGGCGAAGCAGGGGCGAACGAAAGAGGCGCGCGAGGAGCTGTCGCCGGTCGTTGCTGATCTGGCGCGTGACGGAATGCCAGCGGAGGCGCGCAAGCTGGCTTCTGAGCTCGGTTTGTGA
- a CDS encoding ParA family protein, translating into MRVLMVANPKGGVGKSTLSTNLAGHLAWRGAPDGSVRVMLGDVDRQQSAKAWLSLRPAGVPRISSWALEAGQPARPPKGTTHAVIDTPAGLHGEKLKGLLKLADAVIVPLQPSLFDILATRSFLEGLAELKAAKGVQIAIVAMRVDPRTRSAEQLERFTDSLGLPVLAHLRDTQNYIQLAAHGLTLYDVPESRVAKDRQQWVPIERWLRLLES; encoded by the coding sequence ATGCGTGTGCTGATGGTGGCAAATCCAAAGGGCGGTGTCGGCAAGAGCACGCTGTCGACTAACTTGGCCGGGCATTTGGCGTGGCGGGGCGCGCCGGACGGATCGGTGCGGGTGATGCTGGGAGATGTGGATCGGCAGCAGTCAGCCAAGGCTTGGCTTTCGCTGCGTCCGGCGGGCGTTCCGAGGATATCGAGTTGGGCGCTTGAGGCAGGTCAGCCTGCCAGACCGCCCAAGGGGACGACGCATGCGGTGATTGATACGCCGGCCGGCTTGCATGGGGAAAAGCTCAAAGGGCTGTTGAAGCTTGCGGACGCCGTGATCGTTCCGCTGCAGCCGTCGCTTTTCGACATCCTGGCGACTCGCAGTTTTCTTGAGGGTTTGGCAGAGCTCAAAGCGGCAAAGGGGGTGCAGATCGCGATTGTCGCGATGCGCGTGGATCCCCGGACGCGGTCGGCGGAGCAGCTGGAGCGGTTTACCGATAGCCTGGGCCTGCCGGTGCTTGCCCATTTGCGTGACACGCAGAACTATATCCAGCTCGCGGCGCACGGACTTACGTTGTACGACGTGCCCGAAAGCCGCGTTGCAAAGGATCGGCAGCAGTGGGTGCCGATCGAGCGCTGGCTGCGTTTGCTGGAGTCTTAG
- a CDS encoding asparaginase codes for MPKLLLIATGGTIAGSAADTTDTSRYRAGALSAETLLHALPEASTLGHITAEQPFALDSKDMTPTHWLALAALLRERLASPEVDGVVITHGTDTLEESAFFLHLTLPRSKPVVLTAAMRPATARSADGPMNLLQALACAATQSAAGLGPLVVASDRIWRARDCSKRHTHAPDALGGVDAGPVGVAIGTHIRLDQAADGGAPCFAGTLPSALPRVDVLAAYAGAPADLIDASVANGAAGIVLALAGHGSVPDDWHPAIAAAVARSIPVVRASRVASGGVMPQANFDDAAHGTLACGRLTPWQARVTLMLALGCGIPAERLQGTLQRA; via the coding sequence ATGCCAAAGCTACTTCTCATCGCCACCGGCGGCACGATCGCCGGAAGCGCGGCTGACACCACCGATACCTCGCGCTACCGCGCGGGCGCGCTCAGCGCCGAGACACTGCTTCACGCGCTGCCGGAAGCTTCAACACTCGGGCACATCACGGCCGAGCAGCCGTTTGCGCTGGACAGCAAGGACATGACGCCAACGCACTGGCTGGCGCTCGCCGCGCTGCTGCGCGAACGGCTCGCATCACCAGAGGTCGATGGCGTCGTGATCACGCACGGCACCGACACGCTGGAGGAAAGCGCCTTCTTCCTGCACCTGACGCTGCCGCGCAGCAAACCCGTGGTGCTGACGGCCGCGATGCGCCCAGCCACCGCGCGCTCGGCGGACGGCCCGATGAACCTGTTGCAGGCGCTCGCCTGTGCCGCGACGCAAAGCGCTGCCGGCCTCGGCCCACTGGTTGTCGCCAGCGACCGGATCTGGCGTGCGCGGGACTGCAGCAAACGGCACACCCATGCGCCGGATGCGCTAGGCGGCGTCGATGCCGGCCCGGTCGGGGTGGCCATCGGCACACACATCCGTCTCGACCAGGCCGCTGATGGTGGCGCGCCATGCTTCGCCGGCACGCTGCCGAGCGCGCTGCCGCGTGTCGATGTGCTGGCCGCCTACGCAGGCGCGCCGGCAGACCTGATCGACGCGAGTGTGGCAAACGGTGCCGCCGGCATCGTGCTCGCGCTCGCGGGGCACGGCAGCGTGCCGGACGATTGGCACCCAGCCATTGCCGCCGCCGTCGCACGCAGCATTCCGGTAGTGCGCGCCAGCCGCGTTGCAAGCGGTGGTGTGATGCCGCAGGCCAACTTCGACGATGCCGCGCACGGCACCCTGGCCTGCGGACGCCTCACGCCCTGGCAGGCACGGGTGACGCTGATGCTGGCGCTGGGCTGCGGCATCCCTGCCGAGCGACTGCAAGGCACGCTACAGCGCGCCTGA